One segment of Cynocephalus volans isolate mCynVol1 chromosome 8, mCynVol1.pri, whole genome shotgun sequence DNA contains the following:
- the LOC134385189 gene encoding large ribosomal subunit protein eL39-like, with translation MSSHKTFRVKRFLAKKQKQNWPIPQWIQMKTGNKIRYNSKRRHWRRTKLGL, from the coding sequence ATGTCTTCTCACAAGACTTTCAGGGTCAAGCGATTCTTGgccaagaaacaaaagcaaaattggCCCATTCCCCAGTGGATTCAGATGAAAACTGGTAATAAAATCAGGTACAACTCCAAGAGGAGACATTGGAGAAGAACCAAGCTGGGTTTATAA